From one Gemmatimonadaceae bacterium genomic stretch:
- the uvrA gene encoding excinuclease ABC subunit UvrA, translating into MAEESLVVRGAREHNLRNIDVTIPRDKLTVITGLSGSGKSSLAFDTIYAEGQRRYVESLSAYARQFLGLMEKPDVDSIEGLSPAISIEQKTAGHNPRSTVGTVTEIYDYLRLLYARAGTPHCPSCGNEVGRQNASQIADTILTWPEGTRVEILAPLVRQRKGEFKELFEAARKQGFVRAYVDGKPAELADPPKLSKKLNHTIAVIVDRLVVRAADRGRLTDSLETALKTAEGIVEVVLVDETAAKRSRMFSERYGCPDCGISLPELEPRHFSFNSPFGACTACGGLGTRREVSEELILGDPSISILEGVILPWGEPDSYLRRVILPPLAKALGFDLNMPWGKLSADVKRVLLYGSGASRTGRPAPEKWEGIVANIQRRYDDTESDSVRLELEEYMMVRPCTVCGGRRLKPESLAVTVAGKNVGEVVEMSVTDALAFFTGVPVRGNGKRGLDADIAGPILKEVRDRLRFLEDVGLDYLTLGRAAESLSGGEAQRIRLATQIGSRLVGVLYILDEPSIGLHQRDNGRLLATLKHLRDLGNTVIVVEHDEETMRAADHVIDLGPGAGKHGGEVIAHGTLADLMENPASLTGKYLRGEESVPIPAERRPMDPDKVLRIEGAKEHNLRNLDVEIPLGLFVAVTGVSGSGKSTLIEDILHSALARHFYRARVIPGAHTAIRGLQHLDKVIDIDQSPIGRTPRSNPATYTGLFTPIRELFAELPEAKIRGYGPGRFSFNVKGGRCEACQGDGLVKIEMHFLPDVYVPCDVCKGKRYNRETLEVRFRGASISDVLELTVEDALAMFENQPRIRQKLQTLTDVGLGYIHLGQSATTLSGGEAQRVKLATELSKRDTGRTFYILDEPTTGLHFEDVRMLLHVLHRLVDRGNTVLVIEHNLDVIKTADWIIDLGPEGGLRGGSVVAAGTPEAVARVAGSYTGQYLRPILPSVR; encoded by the coding sequence ATGGCAGAAGAATCGTTGGTCGTCCGTGGTGCGCGGGAGCACAACCTCCGCAACATCGACGTCACCATCCCCCGCGACAAGCTGACCGTCATCACCGGCCTGTCCGGCTCCGGCAAGTCCTCGCTGGCGTTCGACACCATTTACGCCGAGGGCCAGCGGCGGTACGTCGAATCGCTGTCGGCGTACGCCCGCCAGTTCCTCGGGCTGATGGAGAAGCCGGACGTCGATTCCATCGAAGGCCTCTCGCCGGCTATCTCGATCGAGCAGAAGACCGCGGGCCACAACCCGCGCTCCACCGTCGGCACCGTCACCGAGATCTACGATTACCTGCGGCTGCTATACGCGCGCGCCGGCACGCCGCACTGCCCCAGCTGCGGGAACGAAGTCGGCCGGCAGAACGCCAGCCAGATCGCGGACACGATCCTCACCTGGCCGGAAGGAACGCGCGTCGAGATTCTCGCGCCGCTCGTGCGGCAGCGGAAGGGCGAGTTCAAGGAGCTGTTCGAGGCGGCGCGGAAGCAGGGCTTCGTGCGCGCGTACGTGGACGGCAAGCCGGCCGAGCTGGCGGACCCGCCGAAGCTGAGCAAGAAGCTCAACCACACGATCGCCGTGATCGTGGACCGGCTGGTCGTGCGCGCCGCCGATCGCGGGCGCCTGACGGATTCGTTGGAGACCGCGCTCAAGACCGCGGAAGGGATCGTCGAGGTCGTGCTGGTGGACGAGACCGCGGCCAAGCGATCGCGCATGTTCTCGGAGCGGTACGGCTGCCCCGACTGCGGCATCTCGCTGCCGGAGCTGGAGCCGCGGCACTTCTCGTTCAACTCCCCGTTCGGCGCGTGCACCGCGTGCGGCGGGCTCGGCACCCGCCGCGAGGTCAGCGAAGAGCTGATACTCGGCGATCCGAGCATCAGCATTCTCGAGGGCGTGATCCTCCCGTGGGGCGAGCCCGACAGCTATCTGCGGCGGGTGATCCTGCCGCCGCTCGCAAAGGCGCTCGGCTTCGACCTCAACATGCCGTGGGGCAAGCTCTCCGCGGACGTGAAGCGCGTGCTGCTGTACGGCTCGGGCGCATCGCGCACGGGCAGGCCCGCGCCGGAGAAGTGGGAAGGGATCGTCGCCAACATCCAGCGCCGGTACGACGACACGGAGTCCGATTCCGTTCGCCTGGAGCTGGAGGAGTACATGATGGTGCGGCCGTGCACCGTGTGCGGCGGACGCCGGCTCAAGCCGGAATCGCTCGCGGTCACGGTCGCGGGAAAGAACGTCGGCGAAGTCGTGGAGATGTCCGTGACCGACGCGCTCGCGTTCTTCACGGGCGTTCCGGTGCGGGGCAACGGGAAGCGCGGGCTCGACGCCGACATCGCGGGTCCGATACTAAAGGAAGTGCGCGACCGGCTGCGCTTTCTCGAGGACGTCGGGCTCGACTATCTGACTTTGGGCCGCGCCGCGGAGAGCCTCTCGGGCGGGGAAGCGCAGCGGATCAGGCTCGCGACGCAGATCGGCTCGCGGCTCGTGGGCGTGCTGTACATCCTGGACGAGCCGTCCATCGGGCTGCACCAGCGCGACAACGGCCGCCTGCTCGCGACGCTCAAGCATCTGCGCGACCTCGGCAACACGGTGATCGTCGTCGAGCACGACGAAGAGACGATGCGCGCGGCGGACCACGTCATCGACCTCGGTCCCGGCGCGGGCAAGCACGGTGGCGAGGTGATCGCGCACGGAACGCTGGCCGATCTCATGGAGAATCCGGCGTCGCTGACGGGCAAGTATTTGCGGGGCGAGGAGTCGGTGCCGATCCCCGCGGAGCGTCGGCCGATGGATCCGGACAAGGTGCTCCGCATCGAGGGAGCGAAGGAGCACAACCTGCGGAACCTCGACGTCGAGATTCCGCTGGGATTGTTCGTCGCGGTGACGGGAGTGTCGGGCTCGGGGAAGAGCACGCTGATCGAGGACATCCTGCACAGCGCGCTCGCGCGGCACTTTTACAGAGCGCGCGTGATCCCCGGCGCGCACACGGCGATCCGCGGGCTGCAGCATCTCGACAAGGTCATCGACATCGACCAGAGCCCGATCGGGCGCACGCCGCGCTCGAATCCCGCGACGTACACGGGACTGTTCACGCCGATTCGCGAGCTGTTCGCCGAGCTGCCCGAGGCGAAGATCCGCGGGTACGGGCCGGGCCGCTTCTCCTTCAACGTGAAGGGCGGGCGGTGCGAGGCGTGCCAGGGCGACGGGCTGGTGAAGATCGAGATGCACTTCCTGCCGGACGTGTACGTGCCGTGCGACGTGTGCAAGGGGAAGCGCTACAATAGAGAGACGCTCGAGGTGCGCTTCCGCGGCGCGAGCATCTCCGACGTGCTCGAGCTGACGGTCGAGGACGCGCTGGCGATGTTCGAGAATCAGCCGCGCATCCGGCAGAAGCTGCAGACGCTGACCGACGTCGGGCTCGGCTACATCCACCTGGGGCAGAGCGCGACGACGCTGTCGGGCGGGGAGGCGCAGCGCGTGAAGCTCGCGACCGAGCTGTCGAAGCGCGACACCGGCAGGACGTTCTACATTCTCGACGAGCCGACCACGGGCCTGCACTTCGAGGACGTGCGGATGCTGCTGCACGTGCTGCACCGGCTGGTGGATCGCGGGAACACGGTGCTGGTGATCGAGCACAACCTCGACGTGATCAAGACCGCGGATTGGATCATCGATCTCGGGCCGGAGGGCGGGTTGCGGGGCGGGAGCGTAGTTGCTGCGGGAACGCCGGAGGCGGTGGCGCGGGTTGCCGGTTCATACACCGGCCAATATCTCAGGCCAATACTGCCGTCGGTACGATAG
- the cutA gene encoding divalent-cation tolerance protein CutA, with translation MAHTDAVVVLTTVANEEEGLKLVKALLDQRVIACGTLLPGARSLYRWEGKIADEREVVILLKTRSGTISALEKAFGELHPYKVPELLVLAVDAGLEKYISWIADETSLAIV, from the coding sequence ATGGCCCACACCGATGCCGTAGTGGTTCTCACGACGGTTGCAAACGAGGAAGAAGGTCTCAAACTCGTCAAAGCTCTGCTCGACCAGCGAGTGATCGCCTGCGGCACTCTCCTCCCCGGCGCCCGGTCGCTGTACCGCTGGGAGGGCAAGATCGCCGACGAGCGCGAGGTCGTGATCCTGCTCAAGACGCGGTCCGGGACGATCTCCGCGCTGGAGAAGGCGTTCGGCGAGCTGCACCCGTACAAGGTCCCCGAGCTGCTCGTGCTCGCGGTGGACGCCGGGCTGGAGAAGTACATCTCCTGGATCGCCGACGAGACCAGTCTGGCGATAGTGTGA
- a CDS encoding multicopper oxidase family protein — MIHRTVTAVLLACATAPGPLPAQEHVHPKQSAPVSAALGAAVGPAVFENESSVPNVVAVTLTATRVRLSLLPGTTTEAYAYNGRVPGPTLEVHEGDRVIVRFRNDLPEATTVHWHGLHLPFEADGSPFHPVAPGEEYEYAFTVRPGSAGTYWYHPHPNHETGIQVARGLYGAVIVRALDDPLPAALTEKVLILSDNRFLPDGSLDIPDLHSPQWRTDFENGREGEVLLVNGEVMPTLSIRSGEVQRWRVINASAGRYYRLALPGHTLLHVGNDGGLFERPVEVSEILLASAERVELLVRGTGRPGSQTVLQALPYDRYIPQTRPGDWDRTRDLLTLRYGTEAPVAPVALPETLRPIPLLDSASATATRVMVLTQGMINGMLMDMNRVDVSASLGATEIWQVENLVGLDHPFHLHGFQFQVLDRDGVPEPYRSWKDVVNVPKHQTVRFIVRYERYPGKWMFHCHILDHEDHGMMGILEIK; from the coding sequence ATGATTCATAGGACGGTTACAGCTGTTCTGCTGGCATGCGCGACGGCTCCCGGCCCGCTCCCGGCCCAGGAGCACGTTCATCCGAAGCAGAGTGCCCCGGTCTCCGCTGCACTTGGCGCGGCTGTCGGGCCGGCTGTCTTCGAGAATGAGTCGTCCGTTCCCAACGTCGTAGCAGTAACGCTGACCGCGACACGCGTGCGGCTCTCGCTTCTGCCCGGCACCACGACCGAAGCGTACGCCTACAACGGCCGGGTTCCCGGTCCGACCCTCGAAGTCCACGAAGGTGACCGGGTCATAGTGCGGTTCAGGAACGACCTTCCCGAGGCGACAACCGTCCATTGGCACGGACTGCATTTGCCGTTCGAGGCGGACGGCAGCCCGTTTCATCCCGTCGCGCCGGGCGAGGAGTATGAGTACGCCTTCACCGTGCGACCCGGGAGCGCGGGCACGTACTGGTACCACCCTCATCCCAACCACGAGACGGGAATTCAGGTCGCCCGCGGTCTGTACGGCGCGGTCATCGTGCGCGCCCTTGACGACCCGCTGCCCGCCGCTCTCACCGAGAAGGTGCTGATTCTCTCGGACAACAGGTTCCTTCCGGACGGCTCGCTCGATATTCCGGATCTCCATTCGCCGCAATGGCGCACCGACTTCGAGAATGGACGCGAGGGGGAAGTGCTCCTCGTCAACGGCGAGGTCATGCCTACGCTGTCGATCCGCAGCGGGGAAGTGCAGCGGTGGCGCGTGATCAACGCGTCAGCCGGGCGGTATTACCGGCTGGCACTGCCCGGACACACGCTGTTGCACGTAGGCAACGACGGGGGTCTGTTCGAGCGGCCGGTCGAGGTGAGCGAGATCCTGCTGGCGAGCGCCGAGCGCGTCGAACTGCTGGTGCGCGGAACGGGGCGGCCGGGGAGCCAGACGGTACTGCAGGCCTTGCCCTACGACCGGTACATACCGCAGACCCGGCCCGGCGATTGGGACCGGACGCGCGACCTGCTGACGCTGCGCTACGGAACGGAAGCGCCGGTCGCTCCGGTGGCGCTGCCGGAAACTCTGCGGCCGATCCCGCTGCTCGATTCCGCGAGCGCGACCGCGACGCGCGTCATGGTGCTGACGCAGGGAATGATCAACGGCATGCTCATGGACATGAATCGCGTGGACGTGAGCGCCTCGCTCGGCGCAACCGAGATCTGGCAGGTCGAGAATCTCGTGGGGCTCGACCACCCGTTTCACCTGCACGGCTTTCAGTTCCAGGTGCTCGATCGCGACGGCGTGCCGGAGCCGTATCGCAGCTGGAAGGACGTAGTCAACGTGCCCAAGCACCAGACCGTGCGCTTCATCGTGCGATACGAGCGCTATCCGGGCAAATGGATGTTCCACTGCCACATCCTGGATCACGAGGATCACGGGATGATGGGCATTCTCGAAATCAAATAA
- a CDS encoding DinB family protein has protein sequence MSDSIANLLLENLQPRPGRGSWHGGPRAAGALRGVTAEQAAWTPAPGRKSIWQLALHIGYWKYAVRRRIEGGPDSRFPRAPANWPRLPKSADERAWRQDVALLKQEHERLVEVIAAVPPSRYGVEVPEGKRWTMGEMILGIAQHDAYHTGQIQLLKRLWTAKRR, from the coding sequence ATGTCTGATTCAATTGCCAACCTGCTGCTGGAGAACCTTCAGCCACGTCCCGGCCGCGGCAGCTGGCACGGCGGACCGAGGGCCGCCGGCGCTCTCCGCGGAGTAACGGCGGAGCAGGCCGCGTGGACGCCGGCGCCGGGACGGAAGAGCATCTGGCAGCTCGCACTCCACATCGGTTATTGGAAGTACGCGGTGCGGCGGCGGATCGAAGGTGGTCCTGATTCCCGCTTCCCGCGCGCGCCGGCAAACTGGCCCCGGCTGCCAAAATCCGCCGACGAGCGGGCGTGGCGGCAGGACGTGGCGCTGCTCAAGCAGGAGCACGAGCGGCTCGTAGAAGTGATCGCCGCGGTCCCGCCGAGCCGGTACGGCGTCGAAGTCCCCGAGGGCAAGCGCTGGACGATGGGCGAGATGATCCTCGGCATCGCGCAGCACGACGCGTATCACACGGGCCAGATCCAGCTGCTCAAGAGATTGTGGACGGCTAAAAGGCGGTAG